DNA sequence from the Vicinamibacterales bacterium genome:
AGAGCACCCGTCCGCGCAGGTCGCCGGACAGCTCGACGGTTTCCGTGCTCCGCTGGATCTTGCCGTTCGCGGTGGCCTGCTCGGCGTGGACGATCGCGCCATTCAGCAGGTCCACCCCGGTGCCGGTCACGTCGATGGTGGCCGATGAATCGGAGCCAAGCAGCAGGCAGGCGACGGCGGCAAACGATGCGAGATGGGCGCCCATGAGAACCTCCAGCGCCACCCTACGCTCCGGGCGGGGCAGCGCCAACATCGCAAAGACGGCCACGCGCCGATGGCCCGCTTTGGCCCGCCGCCGGACGTCGCGGCACTAGAATGAGCCGCGGTGACCGAACACCCCGGCGATCGGCTCGACTCGTGGAAGGAGATCGCGCGCTACATGGACCGCGGCGTTCGCACCGTGCGCCGCTGGGAGCACGACGAGGGCATGCCCGTGCATCGTCACCTACACGGCACGCTCGGCAGCGTCTACGCGTTCAAGTCCGAGCTGGACGCCTGGCGGCGCGCCGGATCGAGCGCACCGCGAGGCGCCGCGCCGGCCGGTCATCCGGCGATCGCGGTCCTGCCGTTTGCCAACCTGAGCACGGATCCGGAGAACGCCTACCTGGCTGACGGGTTGAGCGAGGAGATCACCGCCGACCTGGCCGGGGTGCGGGCGCTGCGCGTCGTCTCCAGGCGCTCGGCGGCGCGAATCTCCTCGACGGCGAAGGACGCGCAGGCCGTTGCCGCACAACTCGGGGTGCGGTACCTGGTCGAAGGCAGCGTGCGCCGCGCCGGCGATCAGCTGCGCATCACCGCACGGCTGGTCGACGCGCCGGCGGACGAGACGGTGTGGGCCGGCAAGTACAGCGGACCGGTAGACGACGTGTTCGAGATGCAGGAGCGGCTGGCCCGCACGATCGTTCGCGCCCTCGCCTTACAGCTGACGCCGGAGGAAGACCGCCGGCTGGCCACGCGGCCGATCGATCACCTGCGCGCGTACGAGTGCTACCTGCAGGCGCGGCAGGACGTGTGGCGCTGGCGCAAGGACTCGCTCGATCACGCCGTGCGCCTGCTGCGTGCGGCGCTGGACATGATCGGTGACAATGCCACCCTCTATGCAGCTCTCGGATTCGCCGAGCTGCAGTACCGCGAGGCGGGGATCGATACGACGGATGGTCCGCTGCACGCGGCCGAACGGTGCGCGGACCGCGTCTCGGCGCTGGAACCGTCGTCGGCCGCGAGCCGGCAGCTGCGGGGCTGGATCGATTACGCGCGCGGACGGATCCAGGACGCCGTGCGGCAGCTGAAAGCGGCGCTCGACGCGGACCCGAACAACGCCGACACGCTGCTGCTCCTCAGCAACTGTTACTTGATCTCCGGCCGCGTCCATGAGGCGCGGCCGCTGCTGGATCGTCTGCTGACGATCGATCCGCTCACGCCGCTGAACCGGTGCATGCCGGCGTTCGCCGATCTCCTGGA
Encoded proteins:
- a CDS encoding tetratricopeptide repeat protein, whose translation is MTEHPGDRLDSWKEIARYMDRGVRTVRRWEHDEGMPVHRHLHGTLGSVYAFKSELDAWRRAGSSAPRGAAPAGHPAIAVLPFANLSTDPENAYLADGLSEEITADLAGVRALRVVSRRSAARISSTAKDAQAVAAQLGVRYLVEGSVRRAGDQLRITARLVDAPADETVWAGKYSGPVDDVFEMQERLARTIVRALALQLTPEEDRRLATRPIDHLRAYECYLQARQDVWRWRKDSLDHAVRLLRAALDMIGDNATLYAALGFAELQYREAGIDTTDGPLHAAERCADRVSALEPSSAASRQLRGWIDYARGRIQDAVRQLKAALDADPNNADTLLLLSNCYLISGRVHEARPLLDRLLTIDPLTPLNRCMPAFADLLEGRASAALAPYRQMLAMDPANPMARLFYVWVLVLNARADEAGAVIREFPSQAADSVPARLAAFLHRCAAGEGAAAAALISPQVAAATAVSDVFPRFLAEGCAVAGMLDEAVTWLQRAVDRGFINHPFLAHHDPLLAPLRGHPRFAEILEQVRRRWEQFEA